A stretch of the Papaver somniferum cultivar HN1 chromosome 6, ASM357369v1, whole genome shotgun sequence genome encodes the following:
- the LOC113289001 gene encoding protein DETOXIFICATION 33-like, with amino-acid sequence MGSEDVNVPLLHGEPDIDDIKNFGQFLKEAKVENVKIWSLAAPCIFTAVAQYSLGGLTQVFAGQLTTLELDAVSTENMVIAGLAFGIMMGMGSALETLCGQAFGAGQLHMLGVYMQRSWIILNTMCLCLLPIYIFAEPILKFFGQNDEIAALAAKFSLYMIPQLFAYGFNFPIQKFLQSQSKIMTMAWISGAAVVFHFFFCWFLIIKLQLGLPGAAIALNTSWWLVVLGQFAYIYLGYCPGAWNGFSMSAFRDLSAFARLSIASAIMMCLEFWYYMLLVVLAGQLKNPQVAVAAISICTNLNGWEIMIFIGFNAAISVRVSNELGAGRPKAAKFAILIVVMSALIIGICFFCLVLALRNVFPLPFTTSPEVAKAVSHLAVLFASTLLLNSVQPVLTGVAVGAGWQWLVAYVNLACYYIVGLPLGFLLGKHFNYGVEGIWTGMISGVGLQTLILLIITLKTNWSTEASLADSRIKRWGGSVDAPEPEEVTKTNGESSNNTV; translated from the exons ATGGGCAGCGAGGATGTGAACGTTCCATTGCTACATGGAGAACCGGATATAGACGACATCAAGAATTTTGGTCAATTCCTCAAGGAAGCTAAGGTCGAAAACGTAAAGATATGGAGCTTAGCTGCACCTTGTATCTTTACTGCGGTCGCTCAATACTCTCTAGGAGGATTGACACAAGTGTTCGCTGGACAACTCACTACACTCGAACTCGATGCTGTTTCTACTGAGAACATGGTCATTGCTGGACTCGCTTTTGGAATTATG ATGGGGATGGGGAGTGCATTAGAAACCTTATGTGGACAAGCATTTGGAGCGGGACAGTTACATATGCTAGGAGTGTATATGCAACGTTCATGGATTATACTCAACACAATGTGTTTATGCTTGTTACCAATCTACATTTTTGCAGAACCAATCTTGAAATTCTTTGGACAAAATGACGAAATTGCAGCCTTAGCTGCGAAGTTTTCGCTGTACATGATTCCTCAATTGTTTGCGTATGGTTTCAATTTTCCAATACAGAAATTCTTACAATCACAGAGCAAAATTATGACTATGGCTTGGATATCTGGAGCGGCAgttgttttccatttttttttctgcTGGTTTCTTATAATCAAGTTGCAATTGGGGTTACCTGGCGCAGCTATTGCTCTTAATACATCTTGGTGGCTTGTGGTTTTGGGTCAATTTGCTTACATTTATTTGGGTTATTGTCCTGGTGCTTGGAATGGTTTCAGTATGAGTGCATTTCGTGATTTAAGTGCATTTGCAAGGCTATCTATTGCTTCAGCCATCATGATGTG TCTTGAATTCTGGTATTACATGCTCCTTGTCGTGCTAGCTGGACAGTTAAAGAACCCTCAAGTTGCAGTAGCTGCCATATCCATCTG CACCAACCTCAATGGATGGGAGATTATGATTTTCATAGGTTTCAATGCTGCTATCAG TGTGAGGGTCTCAAACGAACTTGGAGCAGGAAGACCAAAAGCAGCGAAATTCGCCATATTGATCGTTGTGATGTCAGCATTAATCATTGGGATATGCTTCTTTTGCTTAGTTTTGGCTCTGAGAAATGTATTCCCTCTGCCATTTACAACCAGCCCTGAAGTAGCTAAGGCTGTCTCTCATCTTGCCGTATTATTCGCTTCCACCTTGTTACTCAACAGTGTACAACCAGTCTTAACAG GTGTGGCTGTTGGAGCTGGTTGGCAGTGGCTGGTAGCTTATGTTAACCTTGCATGTTATTACATTGTTGGTCTTCCTCTCGGATTTTTACTTGGAAAACATTTCAATTATGGAGTCGAG GGAATATGGACTGGAATGATTAGTGGAGTGGGTTTGCAAACTTTAATACTTCTAATCATCACACTGAAAACAAATTGGAGCACTGAGGCTTCGTTAGCAGATTCTAGGATCAAACGATGGGGTGGATCCGTAGATGCCCCAGAGCCAGAAGAAGTCACTAAAACTAATGGTGAATCTTCCAACAACACGGTTTAA